A genomic segment from Glycine soja cultivar W05 chromosome 18, ASM419377v2, whole genome shotgun sequence encodes:
- the LOC114396984 gene encoding uncharacterized protein LOC114396984, producing the protein MVASSGIASLLLPGGRTAHSKFKIPVPVFEDSTCNIHQGTQLAELLNQTSLIIWDEAPMAHKFCFEALDHSLRDIIKHNSRDNKSFGGKVMVFGGDFRQILPVIPRGSRSDIVNATINSSYLWDYYQILRLTKNMLLQNNMQATDQEEIMTFAQWIIDIGDGIIGHDNDGYATIEISHELLITEYNDPIHSIVSSTFLDLCHHHNDREYFQFRAILASTNETVQQVNDYILTLIPGEQMEYLSSDSVDKSETIESSHFC; encoded by the exons atggTTGCTTCTAGTGGCATAGCTTCTCTATTATTGCCTGGAGGTAGAACTgcacattcaaaattcaaaattccagTTCCAGTTTTTGAAGACTCAACTTGCAATATCCATCAAGGAACTCAATTAGCTGAACTATTAAATCAGACAAGTCTGATCATTTGGGATGAAGCACCCATGGCTCATAAATTCTGTTTTGAGGCACTTGATCACAGCCTTAGAGATATCATCAAACACAACTCAAGGGACAATAAAAGCTTTGGAGGTAAAGTAATGGTCTTTGGTGGAGATTTCCGACAGATCCTGCCAGTCATTCCAAGAGGCAGCCGCTCTGATATTGTTAATGCAACAATTAATTCCTCTTATCTATGGGATTATTATCAGATCTTGAGGCTGACAAAAAACATGCTCTTACAAAACAACATGCAAGCAACAGATCAAGAAGAAATTATGACTTTTGCACAATGGATTATAGATATTGGTGATGGTATTATTGGACATGACAATGATGGCTACGCTACTATTGAAATTTCACATGAACTATTAATCACAGAATATAATGATCCTATTCATAGTATAGTTAGCTCTACATTCCTAGATTTATGTCATCATCACAATGATCGTGAATACTTCCAATTCAGAGCAATATTAGCTTCTACAAATGAAACAGTACAACAAGTTAATGATTATATACTTACATTGATACCAG GTGAACAAATGGAATATCTGAGCTCTGATTCAGTTGACAAATCCGAAACCATTGAAAGTAGTCATTTCTGCTAA
- the LOC114396983 gene encoding homeobox-leucine zipper protein HOX23-like, producing the protein MKAEKLSRSNEVSNVIFNFSVRTATMQTPQFLGLPQGAWFQDGGFETVGEGVVIGFVDNFCVVRHDFLMTKKEWGNSITLFFCWYSSFFASLSSRYSSSQDTSAGYWIEHGYRIIGAFGYRNFGSCNKVYANTYSIRVAESLALRWCVEVIKTRLRFQNRKARWKTKQLEKDYDLLKRQYDAIKADNDALQAQNKKLQTEILALKSREPTESINLNKETDGSSSNRSENSSEINLDISRTPAIDSSLSTQQSNNKTFFPSSARPTGVAQLFQTTSRPEIQCQKIDHMVKEESLSNMFCGIDDQSGLWPWLEQQHFN; encoded by the exons ATGAAGGCAGAGAAACTATCAAGGAGCAATGAAGTGTCCAAtgtgattttcaatttttctgtaAGGACTGCGACTATGCAGACACCACAGTTTTTGGGTCTGCCACAGGGAGCATGGTTTCAAGATGGTGGGTTCGAGACTGTTGGAGAAGGAGTTGTTATAGGGTTTGTTGATAACTTTTGCGTTGTTAGACATGACTTTTTGATGACGAAAAAGGAATGGG GGAACTCCATTACTCTCTTCTTCTGTTGGTACTCATCGTTCTTTGCTTCACTTTCCTCTCGCTACTCATCCTCTCAAGACACCAGTGCTGGATATTGGATCGAACATGGCTATCGCATCATAGGAGCCTTTGGTTATAG GAATTTTGGCAGCTGCAACAAAGTTTATGCAAATACTTATAGCATCAGAGTGGCAGAATCTCTAGCCTTAAGATGGTGTGTTGAAGTCAT AAAAACAAGATTGAGGTTCCAGAATAGGAAGGCTAGGTGGAAGACCAAGCAGTTGGAGAAGGACTATGATCTTCTCAAAAGACAATATGATGCTATCAAGGCAGATAATGATGCACTTCAAGCTCAGAACAAAAAACTTCAAACTGAG ATATTGGCACTGAAAAGCAGAGAACCAACTGAATCCATCAACCTCAACAAAGAAACTGACGGATCCAGCAGCAATAGAAGTGAGAACAGCTCAGAGATCAACTTGGATATCTCAAGAACACCAGCTATTGACAGTTCTCTATCCACTCAGCAGAGCAACAACAAAACCTTCTTTCCATCTTCTGCTAGACCAACAGGAGTGGCTCAACTTTTCCAAACCACTTCAAGGCCAGAGATTCAGTGCCAAAAGATTGATCACATGGTCAAAGAAGAGAGCTTAAGCAACATGTTTTGTGGCATTGATGATCAATCTGGCCTTTGGCCTTGGTTGGAGCAGCAACATTTCAATTGA